GCGCGACACTGCACAGCCCTGTTAATGCCTGAACACCCCTGAACACTCCGCTGCCACATCGGAACACCACAGGGCGTAAAACAACAGACAGACCTGCACTGCGCACCGTTACGCTCTGACAGGTCAGGAGCATACATGGCAAAAGAAAAATTAAGCTACGCCCAGAAACAGTGTATCGGCAGCGCAGGCAAGCTGATGCAGCAAACCGAAATGATCCACCCGGGCGCACGTATCGGCGTAGCAATGTCTGGTGGTATGGACAGCTGGGTACTCATGAAAACCTTGCTGCATCGTCAAAAGATAGTCCCGTTCACATTCGAAATGATGGCGCTGCACATCAACCCCGGTTTTGACGATACTTGCCATGCACCGCTCGCTCCTTGGCTTATTGAACACGGCATTCCGTACCACATTGAAACAACCACAGACGGCCCAGATGCGCACTCCGATGTGAATCGCAACAACTCACCGTGCTTCTACTGTGCAATGAAGCGTCGCACACGCCTGTTTGAACTATGCAAGCAATACGAGTTAACACACCTTGCGTTCGGACATAACGCAGACGACCTCGTGGGAACGTTTCTTTTGAATTTATACGAAGCAGGCAATGTGCGTGGAATGTCCATGAAGGAAGAGTTCTTTGACGGCGACCTTACCGTCATTCGTCCGCTGCTCATGGTGCAAAAAGATGTTATCCGCAAATGCGTCCGTCAATGGAATTTACCACTGTGGGACAACCCTTGCCCATCTGCATTTGACTCCCGCAGAAAGGATGTAATGGACGATTTTCAAGCACTGACGAAGAAGTATAAAAATGTAAAACAAAACGTGTTCAATGGACTTACCAGATGGCAACTTGCCTTGACACTGGACTCGAAAGAGAAGTAACCTCGCAAATTATTTTTTCACCCTCAACTACAGAGTAACTGACAGACACTATGCTGTTTAATCGCTACCACGTTGTTGTCTTCAAGGACAATCAGGGACACTGCAATAAAATAAGCCTGCGCGGCTGGTTTTTTGCCAGTGTACTGATTCTTATCCTCGCACTATCCGCAGGTAACATATACCTGTGGAAGTACTATCATCAGTCCCAGACTCTTGCACAAGACCTTGCAGACTCTGAGAAAACAATCTTTGAACAGAACAGCCAAATCTTAAGCATGGTCGACAAATTACGCATCGTGCAGAAAGATTTACAGCGCGTGCAGCAGTTTGACACCAAACTGCGCATCATGATTAATCTGGACAAAGATCAGGGTGACACTGCATCCGCAGTAGGCGGAGCAAAAGCAAAGGATTTTGCAGACAATTATCTCCCAATCCATAGGCAGGAACTCCTCGCCCGCAAAATTCATAGCTTCCTGAAAGATCTTAATACCGACGTACAGCTGGAAGAAATGAATCAACAAGAGCTGATTCAGACATTCCGCAAAAACCAGCGACTTCTTGCTGCAACCCCATCCATCTGGCCTACAGAAGGCTGGGTTGCCTCCCCTTTTGGTCCTCGCCGTTCTCCTTTTACAGGACGTAAGGACTTCCACAAAGGTATCGATATCGCTAACAGAATCGGCACACCTATTTACTCAACAGCAAACGGGCGCGTCTCCTTTACAGGAACGAGTGGTGGATACGGCATCAACCTGATGGTGAACCACGGCTCTGGCGTTGTGACCCGCTATGCCCACATGAACCGATACGTGGTAAAGAAAGGACAGAAAGTAAAACGCGGCGAGCTGCTAGGCTACATGGGCAACACAGGGCGCTCGACGGGTCCACACCTTCACTACGAAGTTAAGCTGAACGGCGTGGCTCTGAACCCTAAAAAGTTTATCTTAAACTAGCCAATAAACATCAAAAAGGAAGTAATGTACACATTACTTCCTTTTATTATTTATAACGCATCTAATCTTTTTTTTTCTTTTTTTCCGAGTACATTTTCCCGCATGAAACGTACTCTCTTGATTGCATCGCAAAACATCCTCGGCAACACCGGCTCTTCAAGAATCATTCTGGCGAACATCAAGCATCTCACCGACGCTGGACATACAGTATGGACGATTAGCGAAAAGTGCGACAAAAAACGTGTCGCTCAAGCTGGCGGTAAAGCCATTACTGTTCCCAAAATCAAATTCAGCAAATATTCACGTCGCGTTATCTTTTCAAAATTCGTAGACATTGCC
The DNA window shown above is from Halodesulfovibrio sp. and carries:
- a CDS encoding M23 family metallopeptidase; translated protein: MLFNRYHVVVFKDNQGHCNKISLRGWFFASVLILILALSAGNIYLWKYYHQSQTLAQDLADSEKTIFEQNSQILSMVDKLRIVQKDLQRVQQFDTKLRIMINLDKDQGDTASAVGGAKAKDFADNYLPIHRQELLARKIHSFLKDLNTDVQLEEMNQQELIQTFRKNQRLLAATPSIWPTEGWVASPFGPRRSPFTGRKDFHKGIDIANRIGTPIYSTANGRVSFTGTSGGYGINLMVNHGSGVVTRYAHMNRYVVKKGQKVKRGELLGYMGNTGRSTGPHLHYEVKLNGVALNPKKFILN
- a CDS encoding tRNA 2-thiocytidine biosynthesis TtcA family protein, with the protein product MAKEKLSYAQKQCIGSAGKLMQQTEMIHPGARIGVAMSGGMDSWVLMKTLLHRQKIVPFTFEMMALHINPGFDDTCHAPLAPWLIEHGIPYHIETTTDGPDAHSDVNRNNSPCFYCAMKRRTRLFELCKQYELTHLAFGHNADDLVGTFLLNLYEAGNVRGMSMKEEFFDGDLTVIRPLLMVQKDVIRKCVRQWNLPLWDNPCPSAFDSRRKDVMDDFQALTKKYKNVKQNVFNGLTRWQLALTLDSKEK